One genomic segment of Ipomoea triloba cultivar NCNSP0323 chromosome 9, ASM357664v1 includes these proteins:
- the LOC116030947 gene encoding uncharacterized protein LOC116030947, producing MAKMAKQTGILVCLLIMILDIAAGILGIQAEVAQNKVNNLKVWIFECRDPSYQAFKLGLAATILLVLAQVISKLLGGCICIRSREELDQSSSNKQLAFASLVLQWLIFVIAFSILVMGTLANSRSRKSCGISHQHYLSVGGILCFIHGLFSVSYYIAATAAVQEEKKLNQQGGHA from the exons ATGGCAAAGATGGCTAAACAGACAGGCATTCTTGTTTGTCTTCTGATCATGATTTTGGACATTGCAGCTGGCATCCTCGGCATTCAAGCCGAGGTAGCTCAGAATAAG GTTAACAACTTAAAGGTGTGGATATTTGAATGTAGAGATCCTAGTTACCAAGCTTTTAAGCTGGGGTTAGCTGCAACTATACTCCTGGTTCTGGCACAAGTCATTTCAAAGTTGCTTGGTGGCTGCATTTGCATCAGATCCAGGGAAGAACTTGACCAATCCTCTTCCAACAAACAACTTGCTTTTGCATCTCTTGTCTTGCAATG GCTTATCTTCGTGATTGCATTCTCAATACTGGTGATGGGAACACTGGCAAACTCGAGATCAAGAAAATCTTGTGGGATTTCACATCAGCACTATCTGTCAGTGGGAGGGATACTGTGCTTCATACATGGACTCTTCTCAGTTTCCTATTACATTGCAGCAACTGCCGCAGTTCAAGAGGAGAAGAAGCTCAATCAACAAGGAGGCCACGCCTGA
- the LOC116030946 gene encoding sulfite exporter TauE/SafE family protein 5-like yields the protein MPAALPFCLPLLTLPNSNKRFISFLLFKKMARPKISKWLIILLVLLTCNFSNAKETQPITETSKLQHFLNSVHQWRTRVSQSEDGNLKLGAPMVLVGILCFIAATISSAGGIGGGGLYVPILTIVAGFNLKTSSSFSAFMVTGGIIANVVCNMCVTNPKRGGKILIDFDIALLSEPCMLLGVTIGVICNVVFPEWLITALFAVFLAWCTTKTFKSGVSYWKQESQGLRRCGGREVEKGLLEEKSFDGNEGAVLKDKRNCRVGIPWTKFGMLFVIWFCFFVLYILRGNRYGKGIIPLETCGVGYWLISSLQIPLAVIFTAWILFAKESSSASQEQEEAGEGIKGLSNRLVFPMMAFLAGLLGGVFGIGGGMLISPLLIQVGIAPEITSATCSFMVFFSSTMSAVEYLLLGMEQVNSALILSSICFVASLIGLVVVQRAIEKHGRASLIVFSVGTVMALSTVLITSFGVIDVWEDYRTGKYMGFKPPC from the exons atgccAGCAGCATTGCCTTTCTGTCTCCCCTTATTAACTCTGCCAAACTCAAACAAACGATTTAtcagttttcttcttttcaagaaaatggCGAGGCCTAAAATCTCGAAATGGCTGATTATACTCCTAGTTCTGCTCACATGCAATTTCTCCAACGCAAAAGAAACACAGCCCATAACAGAAACCTCCAAGCTCCAGCACTTCTTGAATTCAGTTCATCAATGGAGGACCCGGGTGAGCCAATCCGAGGACGGGAATCTGAAGCTCGGAGCTCCTATGGTGCTGGTCGGAATCCTCTGTTTCATAGCCGCAACTATATCGAGCGCGGGCGGAATTGGCGGGGGAGGGTTATACGTACCGATTTTAACCATAGTTGCCGGGTTTAATCTCAAGACATCCTCGAGTTTCTCGGCGTTTATGGTGACGGGAGGCATAATTGCCAACGTTGTCTGCAACATGTGCGTTACTAATCCGAAGCGAGGCGGGAAGATCTTGATTGACTTCGATATAGCGCTGTTGTCGGAGCCGTGCATGTTGCTGGGAGTGACGATTGGGGTGATTTGCAATGTTGTGTTCCCAGAGTGGCTAATAACGGCTCTGTTTGCCGTGTTTCTTGCTTGGTGTACTACTAAGACGTTTAAGTCTGGGGTTTCTTACTGGAAACAGGAATCTCAAGGGCTAAGGAGATGTGGGGGTAGAGAGGTGGAGAAAGGGTTGCTGGAAGAGAAGAGCTTTGATGGGAATGAAGGGGCTGTGTTGAAAGATAAAAGAAATTGCAGGGTGGGGATTCCATGGACGAAATTTGGGATGCTGTTTGTCATCTGGTTTTGCTTCTTTGTTCTGTATATTCTTCGTGGGAATCGATATGGGAAG GGCATTATTCCCCTTGAAACTTGTGGAGTTGGGTATTGGCTCATCTCATCACTCCAAATACCTCTTGCTGTGATTTTTACAGCATGGATCCTGTTTGCCAAAGAATCCTCTTCAGCTTCCCAAGAACAG GAAGAGGCAGGTGAAGGTATAAAAGGACTGTCAAACAGGCTTGTTTTCCCCATGATGGCCTTTCTAGCTGGGCTTTTGGGTGGAGTGTTTGGCATTGGTGGTGGAATGCTCATAAGTCCTCTCCTAATCCAAGTTGGAATAGCCCCTGAA ATCACATCGGCAACGTGTTCATTCATGGTGTTTTTCTCCTCCACTATGTCAGCAGTGGAATACCTTCTACTGGGAATGGAGCAAGTGAACAGTGCCCTAATCTTATCCAGCATTTGTTTCGTCGCATCGCTTATTGGGCTCGTTGTGGTTCAAAGAGCAATAGAAAAACATGGGAGAGCATCACTGATTGTGTTCTCTGTTGGAACAGTGATGGCTTTGAGTACTGTTCTGATAACTAGTTTTGGAGTTATTGATGTCTGGGAAGATTACAGGACAGGGAAATACATGGGATTTAAGCCCCCCTGCTGA